In Candidatus Methylomirabilota bacterium, the sequence TGCCGCAGCTGGCGGTGACCGCCGTGTTCTTCTTCTGGCCCGCCTTCGAGTCGGTGCGCCTGTCCTTGTTCCGCACCTCGCCGTTCGGCGACAGGCGCTTCTTCGTCGGTCTCGAGAACTTCGTGAAGCTCTTCGCCGACCCGGACTACTACCGGTCGATCCTGAACAGCTTCGTGTTCGCCTTCGGCGTGACCGCGATCGCCCTCGGGACGGGCCTGTTCGTCGCCGCGCTCGCGACCCAGAAGATCCGCGGGCTCGCCGCGTACCGCACGGCCGTCCTCTGGCCGTACGGCATCGCGCTGCCGATCGCCGGCATCATCTTCCTCTTCATCTTCCACCCCTCGTACGGCGTGCTCCCGTACTGGATGTCGTTCGTGACCGCGTACGAGTTCAACTGGCTGCTCAAGGGGTGGGTCGCGATGGCCCTCGTGATCGTCGCGACGGCCTGGACCCACGTCGGCTACAACATCGCCTTCTTCCTGGCGGGGCTCCTCGCGATCCCGACCTCCGTGCTGGAAGCCGCCAGCGTGGACGGGGCGGGCGGGATCCGGCGCTTCCGGTCCATCATCTTCCCGCTGCTGTCGCCGATCACCTTCTACCTGCTCGTCGTCAACCTGATCTTCGCCTTCTTCGGCTCCTTCGGTGTGATCCACGCGGTCACGCAGGGCGGCCCAGGGGGCGCGACCGACATCATGGTCTTCAAGGTGTACAAGGACGGGTTCATCGGGCTGAACCTCGGGTCGTCCGCGGCCCAGTCGGTCGTCCTGATGGCGGTCGTGATCGGGCTGACGGCGCTCCAGTTCCGCTTCGTCGAGCGGCGGGTGACCTACTGATGGCGACGGGCGGGGCGATCGCGGCGCCGGCACGCGTCGAGACGCTCGGCGGGGTGGCCGAGTGGCAGCGGCGCCGCTCGCCGATCCCCTGGGGATCGCTCGTGGTCCACGCGCTGCTCCTCCTCTGCGTCGCGGTCATCGCGTTCCCGATCTACTACGCCTTCGTAATCTCGACCCAGACGCTCGACGAAGTCATCGCGCGCCCGCCGGTGCTCCGGCCCTCGACGAACATGCTCCGGAACTACGCGGACGCGTGGCACCGCTCCCACATGGCCCGCCTCCTCTGGAACAGCGCCGTCGTCGCCGTCGTCTCGGCGGTCGGCAAGATCGCGATCTCGATGCTGTCGGCCTTCGCGATCGTCTACTTCAACTTCCGCGGCAAGTCCGTGGCGTTCTGGTTGATCTTCGTCACGCTCATGCTGCCCGTCGAGGTCCGGATCATGTCGACCTACGAGGTCATCGGCGACCTCGGCTGGCTCGACAGCTACGCGGGGCTCACGGTCCCGCTGATGGCCTCGGCGACGGCGACGTTCCTCTTCCGCCAGTTCTACCTGACGGTCCCCAACGAGCTGGTGGAGGCGGCGCAGCTCGACGGCGTCGGGCCGCTGCGCTTCCTCACGTCGTTCCTCCTGCCGCTCTCCTGGGCGAACATCGCCGCGCTCTTCGTCGTCCTGTTCATCTACGGCTGGAACCAGTACCTCTGGCCGCTCATGATCACCAACACCGAGGCGATGCGCGTCGTCGTGATCGGCCTCCAGGACCTCATCCCGCGCACGGGCACGCACGTGCCCGAGTGGAACGTCATGATGGCCGCCGCGATGATGGCGCTGCTCCCGCCGGTGGCCGTCATCCTCTTCATGCAACGCTGGTTCGTGAAGGGGCTCATCGAGACCGAGAAATGACCCGGGTCGCGGCGCATCGCGGCGGCGCCCTGCTCTGGCCGGAGAACAGCCTGCTCGCCTTCCGGCAGGCGCAGGCGCTCGGCTGCGATTTCGTCGAGTTCGACGTGCACGCGACGGCCGACGGCGAGGTCGCGGTCATCCACGACGCGACGCTCGACCGGACGTCCGAGGGCACGGGCCCGGTCGCATCGATGAAGGCCGCCGATCTCCGGCGGCTCAGGCTCCGAGAGGCCGACGGCGGCCTCACCGACGAGCGCGTGCCGCGGCTCGAGGACGTGCTCGCGGTCGTGGCGCCGTCCCCCGTGGCGCTCCTGGTCGAGGTCAAGGGCCCGGCGCCCGGG encodes:
- a CDS encoding ABC transporter permease subunit, which translates into the protein PQLAVTAVFFFWPAFESVRLSLFRTSPFGDRRFFVGLENFVKLFADPDYYRSILNSFVFAFGVTAIALGTGLFVAALATQKIRGLAAYRTAVLWPYGIALPIAGIIFLFIFHPSYGVLPYWMSFVTAYEFNWLLKGWVAMALVIVATAWTHVGYNIAFFLAGLLAIPTSVLEAASVDGAGGIRRFRSIIFPLLSPITFYLLVVNLIFAFFGSFGVIHAVTQGGPGGATDIMVFKVYKDGFIGLNLGSSAAQSVVLMAVVIGLTALQFRFVERRVTY
- the ugpE gene encoding sn-glycerol-3-phosphate ABC transporter permease UgpE codes for the protein MATGGAIAAPARVETLGGVAEWQRRRSPIPWGSLVVHALLLLCVAVIAFPIYYAFVISTQTLDEVIARPPVLRPSTNMLRNYADAWHRSHMARLLWNSAVVAVVSAVGKIAISMLSAFAIVYFNFRGKSVAFWLIFVTLMLPVEVRIMSTYEVIGDLGWLDSYAGLTVPLMASATATFLFRQFYLTVPNELVEAAQLDGVGPLRFLTSFLLPLSWANIAALFVVLFIYGWNQYLWPLMITNTEAMRVVVIGLQDLIPRTGTHVPEWNVMMAAAMMALLPPVAVILFMQRWFVKGLIETEK